In Kordiimonas sp. SCSIO 12610, the following are encoded in one genomic region:
- a CDS encoding LacI family DNA-binding transcriptional regulator: MANKPEKATIDDVARMAGVSVSTVSRVLNNEKYVREAMRKKVMDAVSMLRYKPSMHARSLAGEKSHVLGLFFDDPRGEYVSSILYGALKKCNEDNTHLAVEILDTQNAGEKIEAFLSQLRPDGVILPPPVCDNVEVLNILDRHKIPAVRIAPSFDHASMMTIKIDDKLAALDLIEHVIALGHTEIAIIKGDPEHGGAKDRLSGYRAALTKHGINIREEFLEQGYFSFDSGFACADRLLSLVNPPTAIFACNDEMASAVISCARQKGLKVPNDVSVVGFDDAVICTRVWPTITTVRQPVEEIAITAIEYLKNLQDPQANNAEGVGSILMDYSIIQRQSCIASG; the protein is encoded by the coding sequence ATGGCTAACAAGCCTGAAAAAGCAACTATTGACGATGTGGCACGTATGGCAGGGGTATCTGTTAGTACTGTTTCCCGTGTGCTTAATAATGAAAAATACGTCCGAGAGGCTATGCGCAAGAAGGTAATGGATGCGGTTTCTATGCTGCGTTATAAGCCGAGCATGCACGCGCGCAGCCTAGCGGGTGAAAAGTCGCATGTTCTAGGACTTTTTTTTGATGACCCGCGGGGCGAATATGTCTCCAGTATACTTTATGGGGCGCTAAAAAAGTGTAATGAAGATAATACGCATCTAGCGGTGGAAATTCTGGACACACAAAATGCTGGGGAAAAAATAGAAGCGTTTCTAAGTCAATTACGGCCTGACGGTGTTATTTTGCCGCCTCCTGTGTGCGATAATGTTGAAGTGCTAAATATCCTGGATCGCCATAAAATCCCTGCGGTGCGAATTGCCCCCAGTTTTGATCATGCCTCAATGATGACGATTAAAATCGATGACAAATTGGCTGCCCTGGATTTAATTGAGCATGTTATAGCTTTAGGACACACAGAGATAGCCATTATAAAAGGTGATCCTGAGCATGGCGGTGCGAAGGATAGACTGTCAGGCTATAGGGCTGCTTTAACAAAGCATGGTATTAATATCCGTGAAGAATTTTTAGAACAGGGATATTTTTCTTTTGATAGTGGTTTTGCATGTGCCGATCGATTGTTATCGCTCGTAAATCCGCCGACAGCGATTTTTGCCTGTAATGATGAAATGGCATCTGCTGTTATCTCTTGTGCTCGTCAAAAGGGCCTGAAAGTGCCCAATGATGTTAGTGTGGTCGGGTTTGATGATGCTGTGATATGCACGAGGGTATGGCCCACTATAACGACAGTTCGGCAGCCCGTTGAAGAAATTGCAATAACTGCCATTGAGTATTTGAAAAACCTTCAAGACCCGCAGGCTAATAATGCAGAGGGTGTTGGGTCAATTCTTATGGATTATTCGATAATTCAGCGTCAGTCATGTATTGCCTCAGGTTAA